In the genome of Saprospira sp. CCB-QB6, one region contains:
- a CDS encoding DUF5682 family protein has product MDLQLLGIRHHGPGSARALAAFLESYQPELILLEGVEDADALLPYLDREDMQPPLAQLIYNPKNLQQAVYYPFAAFSPEWQAMRYAQAQNIPLWHFDLPQSIRFGLQTTDASALEQAAEQLEAPALENQSIDQDEIRKDPLGYMAKLAGYEDSERWWEVHFEQYDGEPAALFAQILSLMQELRKDMPHQPTANGIIEALREAYMRKTLRQAKRRQFKKVVVVCGAWHTPALDLSAFSEKADNALLRGLPKVKTAASWIPWSYERLSREAGYGAGIVSPAWYSLLFENREEAVLRWMSRAAQLFRAEGLSASPAQVIDAIRLAQTTAHLRGQMLPGIQELFEAAQTLFTQGEAEALALLRKRLIVGEAFGEVSADIPSLPLQEDIEGQIKSLKLKKYRQSSEALWLKATKSRPRGGLDLRNEFDREQSRFLHRLCLIGIPWGQEEAQTGREKSSRNEYWQLKWQADFALHIIEANTYGNTLLLAAEQMSLAKAKEMQRLEDLSSLLELVLKAHLPELMQQLLAEFQHRAALTKDVLMLMDALPPLVQVLRYGDVRQTDLSTLGQLVEQLLARVVVALPRAAAALDEEASAAFFKAIIKLHQAVVLLNEEEQLALWQSALLQLSEQKSLRANLQGLALRLLFDQKVLPLEQVAAKMSLALSLGQERAAAAAWVEGFLYGSGLLLIHNQSLWQILDEWLGSLPAAQFQELLPLLRRSFSQFSRSERQKMLQLAKHPPKVGAQASKESRLEAWPEELEKALLPFLQNILA; this is encoded by the coding sequence ATGGATTTACAATTGCTAGGCATTCGACATCATGGACCAGGTTCGGCTAGGGCCTTAGCCGCCTTTTTAGAAAGCTATCAGCCAGAGCTTATTTTGCTGGAGGGGGTAGAAGATGCTGATGCTTTGTTGCCTTATTTGGACCGAGAGGATATGCAACCTCCATTGGCCCAACTCATTTATAATCCAAAGAATTTACAACAAGCTGTTTATTATCCCTTTGCGGCTTTTTCTCCAGAATGGCAGGCTATGCGTTATGCCCAAGCGCAAAATATTCCGCTTTGGCATTTTGATTTGCCGCAATCTATTCGCTTTGGTCTACAGACAACAGATGCTTCGGCTTTGGAGCAGGCGGCGGAGCAGTTGGAAGCGCCAGCCCTAGAAAATCAGTCCATCGATCAGGATGAAATCAGAAAAGATCCTTTGGGCTATATGGCCAAATTGGCGGGTTATGAAGATAGTGAGCGCTGGTGGGAGGTTCATTTTGAACAATATGATGGGGAACCAGCGGCTCTTTTTGCCCAAATTTTGAGTTTGATGCAGGAATTGCGTAAGGATATGCCGCATCAACCCACGGCAAACGGAATCATAGAAGCTTTGCGGGAGGCTTATATGCGCAAAACTTTGCGTCAGGCTAAGCGCCGACAGTTTAAAAAGGTGGTTGTGGTTTGTGGGGCTTGGCATACGCCGGCACTTGATTTATCAGCTTTTTCAGAAAAGGCAGATAATGCTTTGCTTCGGGGCTTGCCCAAGGTAAAAACGGCTGCAAGTTGGATACCTTGGTCCTATGAGCGCTTGTCTAGAGAGGCGGGTTATGGGGCCGGTATTGTTTCGCCAGCTTGGTATAGTCTATTATTTGAGAATAGAGAAGAAGCTGTATTGCGTTGGATGAGTCGAGCGGCGCAATTATTTAGAGCGGAGGGCTTGTCGGCTAGTCCGGCCCAGGTCATTGATGCGATTCGTTTGGCCCAAACCACGGCCCATTTGCGCGGGCAAATGTTGCCGGGCATTCAAGAATTATTTGAGGCGGCCCAAACCTTATTTACGCAAGGAGAAGCTGAAGCTTTGGCCCTTTTGCGCAAGCGATTGATTGTGGGGGAAGCCTTTGGGGAAGTCTCTGCGGATATTCCGAGTTTGCCATTGCAGGAAGATATAGAGGGGCAAATTAAAAGTTTGAAGCTTAAAAAATACCGTCAATCATCGGAGGCGCTTTGGTTAAAAGCGACAAAATCTAGGCCCAGAGGGGGCTTAGACTTGCGGAATGAATTTGATCGGGAGCAGAGTCGTTTTTTGCATCGACTTTGTCTAATTGGTATTCCTTGGGGGCAAGAAGAGGCCCAAACGGGACGTGAAAAGAGTAGCCGCAATGAATATTGGCAATTGAAATGGCAGGCAGATTTTGCCCTACATATTATAGAGGCCAACACCTACGGAAATACCTTGCTATTGGCTGCGGAGCAAATGAGTTTGGCTAAGGCTAAGGAAATGCAGCGCTTAGAGGATTTGAGTAGTTTGTTGGAATTGGTGCTTAAGGCGCATTTGCCTGAGTTGATGCAGCAACTTTTGGCTGAATTTCAGCATCGGGCGGCTTTGACCAAAGATGTATTGATGTTGATGGATGCTTTGCCGCCCTTAGTGCAGGTTTTGCGTTATGGAGATGTTCGTCAAACGGACCTTTCTACTTTGGGGCAATTGGTGGAGCAGTTATTGGCGAGGGTGGTGGTCGCTTTGCCTAGGGCGGCAGCGGCTTTAGATGAAGAAGCCTCGGCAGCCTTTTTTAAGGCAATCATTAAATTGCATCAGGCGGTGGTTTTGCTCAATGAGGAGGAGCAATTGGCCCTTTGGCAGTCTGCTTTATTGCAGTTGAGTGAGCAAAAAAGTTTGAGAGCGAATTTGCAGGGTTTGGCTTTGCGTTTACTTTTTGACCAAAAGGTTTTGCCTTTAGAGCAGGTGGCAGCCAAGATGAGTTTGGCCCTTTCTTTGGGTCAGGAGCGGGCGGCAGCGGCCGCTTGGGTAGAGGGTTTTTTGTATGGGAGTGGATTATTGTTGATTCACAATCAGTCGCTTTGGCAGATTTTGGATGAGTGGTTGGGTAGTTTGCCTGCGGCTCAGTTTCAGGAGTTATTGCCATTATTGCGGCGTAGTTTTAGTCAGTTTAGTCGCTCGGAGCGGCAAAAAATGTTGCAATTGGCCAAACATCCACCAAAAGTTGGGGCGCAAGCATCCAAAGAAAGTAGGTTAGAAGCATGGCCCGAAGAATTGGAAAAGGCGCTTTTACCTTTTTTACAAAATATTTTAGCGTAA
- a CDS encoding tetratricopeptide repeat protein, with protein MTKVELIAALEEAQSKADFYQLDSLIEEAKTEYGEEAFCFYYQAEYYRLLKDQEQAIDFYQKAIAISPQANYRLALALSLLQKGEAEEALALLQALQKEIPEEKDLQYALALYYSSQGEEEKSLLQLNKLLAQAPDDVLALRLKVDSLEQLEQYEEALQSLQFLKGEEAGAILLAQQEISLLKKLERSEDAIKAYRQLIASDPKNIEYRLALGDYYMQLANYEEAQYCFADVLDIEKKQGGQTAYTLKKKGRALLYRNKLKEAQADFKAAMKAEGDDSESYLLLAQTAERLGQLPMAKMYLELGLDMAAYNRWPLYQKLGHIALALEAWTEAEKAFEGMTREAAGKAEGFYQLGLLYIRQGDLANAYEMLLEADEEFHEKAMDMLKLHCADFLAKKAKEEEGEMLDEFAAAMAENANSPFIQQVDAKLWTVHRKATIAQNPLLKDLPKEMQSLLLKAFEGMLLQLTPKGLFLLNLGQKPTRAIYRILKEASSGVAIELQPLDSGKMSQNMQFRLRKAFFVLCGIGEDDAKLDIYFQEQTAEALPPAIKTAYQKAKQAEELAFLN; from the coding sequence ATGACAAAAGTAGAACTGATCGCTGCCTTGGAAGAGGCGCAGTCGAAAGCTGATTTCTACCAATTGGATAGTTTAATTGAAGAGGCCAAAACAGAATATGGCGAAGAGGCCTTCTGTTTTTATTATCAGGCCGAATACTATCGTTTGCTCAAGGACCAAGAGCAGGCGATTGATTTTTACCAAAAAGCAATTGCGATCTCGCCCCAAGCCAATTACCGTTTGGCCCTAGCGCTGAGTTTGCTGCAAAAAGGAGAAGCTGAAGAAGCCCTGGCCCTTTTGCAAGCTTTGCAAAAAGAAATTCCAGAAGAAAAAGACTTGCAATATGCCCTAGCGCTTTATTATAGCAGCCAGGGAGAAGAGGAGAAAAGCCTCTTGCAACTCAATAAATTATTGGCTCAAGCCCCTGATGATGTCTTGGCCCTCCGCCTAAAAGTGGATAGCCTAGAGCAACTAGAGCAATATGAAGAGGCCCTACAAAGCCTACAGTTTTTGAAGGGGGAAGAAGCAGGCGCTATCTTATTGGCCCAACAAGAAATTTCTCTACTCAAAAAGCTAGAACGCAGCGAGGACGCCATTAAAGCCTACCGACAACTGATTGCTAGCGATCCCAAAAACATTGAATATCGCCTCGCTTTGGGCGACTATTATATGCAACTGGCCAATTATGAAGAAGCCCAATATTGCTTTGCCGATGTTTTGGATATCGAAAAGAAACAGGGTGGCCAAACCGCTTATACCCTCAAGAAAAAAGGCCGTGCCCTTCTCTATCGCAACAAACTAAAAGAAGCTCAAGCCGATTTTAAAGCCGCCATGAAAGCCGAAGGCGATGATAGCGAAAGCTATCTGCTCTTGGCCCAAACTGCAGAACGACTTGGGCAGTTGCCTATGGCCAAAATGTACTTGGAACTCGGTTTGGATATGGCCGCCTACAACCGCTGGCCCCTCTATCAGAAATTAGGACATATTGCCCTGGCTCTAGAAGCTTGGACAGAAGCCGAAAAAGCTTTTGAGGGCATGACCCGAGAAGCCGCCGGCAAAGCAGAAGGCTTTTATCAACTTGGCCTGCTCTATATCCGCCAAGGCGATTTGGCCAATGCCTATGAAATGCTCCTAGAAGCCGATGAGGAATTTCACGAAAAGGCCATGGATATGCTCAAGCTGCATTGTGCCGACTTCCTCGCTAAAAAGGCCAAGGAAGAAGAAGGCGAAATGCTGGACGAATTTGCTGCCGCTATGGCCGAAAATGCCAATTCGCCCTTTATCCAACAGGTTGATGCCAAGCTTTGGACAGTTCACCGCAAAGCCACAATTGCTCAAAATCCCTTGCTCAAAGACTTGCCCAAAGAGATGCAAAGCCTCTTGCTCAAAGCCTTTGAGGGCATGCTTTTACAACTTACGCCCAAGGGACTTTTCCTCCTTAATTTGGGCCAAAAACCCACCCGCGCCATTTATCGCATCCTCAAAGAAGCGAGCTCTGGCGTAGCGATCGAGCTGCAACCGCTAGACAGTGGCAAAATGAGCCAAAATATGCAGTTCCGCCTCCGCAAAGCCTTCTTTGTGCTCTGTGGCATTGGCGAAGATGACGCAAAACTCGATATTTATTTCCAAGAACAAACCGCCGAGGCACTCCCTCCAGCCATCAAAACAGCTTACCAAAAAGCAAAACAGGCCGAAGAACTCGCTTTCTTGAACTAG
- the accC gene encoding acetyl-CoA carboxylase biotin carboxylase subunit — translation MKKILVANRGEIALRIMRSCKEMGIATVAVYSEADRLAPHVRYADEAICLGPAPSNQSYLLADKIIEEAKKLGVDGIHPGYGFLSENAGFSAAVAAAGLTFIGPKPKAIEMMGSKLAAKEATKAYDIPLVPGTDYALTDIEEAKTVAAEIGFPILIKASAGGGGKGMRIVEKAEELEEQMKRAVSEAQNAFGDGSVFIEKYISSPRHIEIQVLADGHGNVIHLFERECSIQRRHQKVIEEAPSVILTEELREAMGKSACDVARACDYIGAGTVEFIFDENNNYYFLEMNTRLQVEHPVTELISGVDLVRQQILIARGEVLQIKQEDLRIQGHALELRVYAEDPANNFLPSIGRLERYRAPKGVGVRLDDGYEEGMEIPIYYDPMIAKLITYGKDREEAITRMLRAIEEYEIDGPATTLPFGRFALEHEAFVSGKFDTHFVKNYFRPELLQKEEPEEELLAAMLVAHLLDQKGNKASATTASNNQGAKRSAWKDRAKH, via the coding sequence ATGAAAAAAATATTGGTGGCCAACCGTGGCGAGATTGCCCTGCGCATTATGCGCAGCTGTAAAGAAATGGGAATTGCAACTGTGGCCGTTTATTCGGAGGCTGATCGCCTCGCTCCACATGTACGTTATGCCGATGAGGCGATTTGTTTGGGCCCAGCCCCTTCTAATCAATCTTACCTCTTAGCCGATAAAATTATTGAGGAAGCCAAAAAGTTAGGGGTAGATGGTATTCACCCCGGTTATGGTTTCTTGAGTGAAAATGCAGGCTTTTCAGCTGCTGTAGCTGCTGCAGGCCTCACCTTTATTGGGCCAAAACCTAAGGCAATTGAAATGATGGGGAGCAAATTGGCAGCTAAAGAAGCCACCAAAGCTTATGATATCCCCTTGGTGCCAGGTACGGATTATGCTTTAACCGATATTGAAGAAGCCAAAACCGTAGCCGCTGAGATTGGCTTTCCCATTCTCATTAAGGCCTCTGCTGGTGGAGGGGGAAAAGGAATGCGTATTGTCGAAAAGGCGGAAGAGCTAGAAGAGCAAATGAAAAGAGCCGTTTCTGAGGCCCAAAATGCCTTTGGCGATGGTTCTGTTTTTATTGAGAAGTACATTAGCTCTCCCCGCCATATTGAAATTCAGGTCCTTGCCGATGGGCATGGCAACGTGATCCACCTTTTTGAAAGAGAATGCTCGATCCAACGCCGCCACCAAAAGGTCATCGAAGAGGCGCCCTCTGTTATTTTGACCGAGGAACTGCGGGAAGCTATGGGCAAATCAGCCTGTGATGTGGCCCGTGCTTGTGATTATATAGGCGCTGGAACGGTAGAATTTATCTTTGACGAAAATAATAATTACTATTTCCTAGAGATGAATACTCGTTTGCAGGTAGAACATCCTGTAACAGAGCTTATCTCTGGAGTAGATTTGGTCCGCCAACAGATTCTAATTGCTAGGGGAGAAGTCTTGCAAATTAAGCAAGAGGATTTGAGGATTCAGGGACATGCGCTAGAGCTTCGGGTTTATGCAGAAGATCCCGCCAACAACTTCTTGCCTTCTATTGGTCGTTTGGAGCGCTACCGTGCTCCCAAAGGAGTGGGCGTTCGTTTGGATGATGGTTATGAGGAAGGAATGGAAATTCCAATTTACTATGATCCGATGATTGCCAAGTTGATTACTTATGGTAAGGATAGAGAAGAGGCCATCACTCGGATGTTGCGGGCTATTGAGGAATATGAAATTGATGGTCCAGCTACTACTTTGCCCTTTGGTCGCTTTGCTTTAGAGCATGAGGCTTTTGTGAGCGGGAAATTTGATACACATTTTGTCAAAAACTATTTCCGTCCCGAATTGCTTCAAAAAGAAGAGCCCGAAGAGGAGCTTTTGGCTGCTATGTTGGTAGCGCATTTGCTCGATCAAAAAGGGAATAAAGCTAGTGCTACAACGGCTAGCAACAATCAGGGCGCAAAGCGTTCTGCTTGGAAAGATAGAGCGAAGCACTAA
- a CDS encoding pyridoxal phosphate-dependent aminotransferase: MIKRVAQRLAQMEESATLRMAQLARDVAAQGHPVISLSLGEPDFDTPQHIKDAAIRALQTGCTKYTPVAGLPQLRQAVCHKFKRDNNLDYSPDQIVVSNGAKQAIANLSMALLEEGDEAIILSPYWVSYKEILNLSGASVKFVSAGIEQDFKVSAEQLKAAISDKTRLLIYSSPCNPTGSLLTKEELASWVEVLKEFPNLIIVSDEIYEYINFSGEAHASMAQFDEIKEQVVIVNGFSKGFAMTGWRLGYMAAPKWIADACIKIQGQFTSGANSFGQMAAAYALEAEQEATLAMRAAFERRRNLLIELLRQIPGFKVNKPQGAFYLFPDVSALFGKSYGKHQIQTDEDLVLYLLETAHVALVGGSAFGNANCLRLSYALGEDDLKEACRRIAEACEKLK; this comes from the coding sequence ATGATAAAACGCGTCGCTCAACGCTTAGCACAAATGGAAGAATCGGCTACTTTGCGAATGGCCCAATTGGCTAGAGATGTAGCCGCTCAGGGACATCCCGTGATTAGCCTCAGCTTGGGAGAACCCGATTTTGATACGCCTCAACATATTAAGGATGCGGCAATTCGGGCATTACAAACAGGCTGTACCAAATATACCCCCGTAGCTGGTTTGCCCCAATTGCGCCAAGCCGTTTGCCATAAATTTAAGCGCGATAATAACCTAGATTATTCGCCAGATCAAATTGTGGTATCCAATGGCGCCAAGCAAGCTATTGCCAATCTTTCTATGGCCTTGCTAGAAGAAGGAGATGAGGCCATTATTTTGAGCCCTTATTGGGTTTCTTATAAGGAGATTTTAAATTTAAGTGGGGCCAGCGTGAAATTCGTTTCCGCAGGTATCGAACAAGACTTTAAAGTGTCTGCCGAGCAACTTAAAGCCGCTATCTCCGATAAAACACGTCTACTGATCTATTCTTCTCCCTGTAATCCAACAGGCAGTTTGCTGACAAAAGAAGAATTGGCCAGTTGGGTGGAGGTACTCAAAGAATTTCCCAATCTAATCATTGTTTCAGACGAAATTTATGAGTACATTAACTTCAGCGGAGAGGCCCACGCAAGTATGGCCCAATTTGACGAAATCAAAGAACAGGTCGTTATTGTCAACGGCTTTTCTAAAGGTTTTGCCATGACGGGCTGGCGTTTAGGCTATATGGCTGCTCCAAAATGGATTGCCGATGCCTGCATCAAAATTCAAGGACAGTTTACTTCTGGAGCCAACTCTTTTGGCCAAATGGCCGCTGCTTATGCCCTAGAAGCCGAACAAGAGGCAACTTTGGCAATGCGGGCCGCTTTTGAACGTCGCCGCAATTTATTGATTGAGTTACTGCGCCAAATTCCTGGTTTTAAGGTAAATAAACCCCAGGGAGCTTTTTACCTCTTTCCCGATGTTTCGGCCCTTTTTGGCAAAAGCTATGGAAAACATCAGATCCAAACAGATGAAGATTTGGTCCTTTATCTTTTGGAGACGGCTCATGTGGCTTTGGTAGGCGGTTCTGCCTTTGGCAATGCCAACTGCCTGCGCCTGAGCTACGCCCTGGGCGAAGATGATCTCAAAGAAGCTTGTCGCCGCATTGCGGAGGCTTGCGAAAAATTAAAATAA